In the genome of Leishmania infantum JPCM5 genome chromosome 27, one region contains:
- a CDS encoding putative GTP binding protein, which translates to MPPKKQEKVESKTVLLGRPGSNLKVGIVGLPNVGKSTLFNILSKKGVPAENRPFCTIDPNTADINIPDDRFDKLVRIHKPASIVPAQVHICDIAGLVRGASNGEGLGNNFLSHISSCDGIIHMVRVFEEMEITHVEGDLDPIRDLEIIFSELVMKDLQCVNGLIDKLTPIVNRGLDKSKKGDLDTLHKVKGVLEEGKQVRCCQWNGKEIDFLNTIQLLTAKPAMFLVNMSEDDYMRQRNKWLKKLKDWIDEHTGEPMIPFSAELETTFVAMSPDEVDKYCEEKKTRSQIHKIVKTAYSIINLIHYFTAGADEVKCWTIQRGTKAPQAAGKIHTDMEKGFICADVIEWADFDRLESEAACRDEGKQHQQGRNYEVQDGDIIFFKFNAAKGGKK; encoded by the coding sequence ATGCCACCAAAGAAGCAAGAGAAGGTGGAGTCCAAGACCGTGTTGCTTGGCCGTCCTGGAAGCAACCTCAAGGTCGGCATCGTTGGCCTTCCCAACGTGGGCAAGTCGACGCTCTTTAATATCCTTTCCAAGAAGGGTGTTCCGGCAGAGAACCGCCCCTTCTGCACCATTGATCCCAACACCGCCGATATCAACATTCCAGATGACCGTTTTGATAAACTCGTGCGTATCCACAAGCCGGCGTCCATCGTGCCTGCACAAGTACACATTTGCGATATTGCTGGTCTTGTGCGCGGTGCAAGCAACGGTGAGGGTCTTGGTAACAACTTTCTGTCTCACATCAGCTCGTGCGATGGCATCATCCACATGGTGCGCGTCTTTGAGGAGATGGAGATTACGCACGTAGAGGGCGACTTAGACCCTATTCGAGATCTCGAGATCATCTTCTCCGAGCTTGTCATGAAAGATTTGCAGTGTGTCAACGGTCTTATTGACAAGCTGACGCCCATTGTCAACCGTGGTCTCGACAAGTCGAAGAAGGGTGACCTCGACACGCTGCACAAGGTGAAGGGGGTCCTGGAGGAAGGCAAGCAAGTGCGCTGTTGCCAGTGGAACGGCAAGGAGATCGACTTTCTCAACACAATTCAGCTTTTGACCGCAAAGCCGGCCATGTTCTTGGTGAACATGTCCGAGGACGATTATATGCGGCAGCGCAACAAATGGCTGAAGAAGCTCAAGGACTGGATCGACGAGCACACCGGTGAGCCCATGATCCCGTTttcggcggagctggagacgACCTTTGTCGCTATGTCTCCAGACGAGGTGGATAAGTACTGTGAGGAGAAGAAGACCAGGTCACAGATCCACAAGATCGTCAAGACGGCGTACAGCATCATCAACCTTATCCACTACTtcaccgccggcgctgatGAGGTGAAGTGTTGGACTATCCAGCGTGGAACCAAGGCGCCACAGGCAGCCGGCAAGATTCACACTGACATGGAGAAGGGTTTCATCTGCGCAGATGTGATCGAATGGGCTGACTTTGACCGGCTGGAGAGTGAGGCCGCTTGCCGCGACGAGGGCaagcagcatcagcagggGCGGAACTACGAGGTGCAGGATGGCGACATCATTTTCTTCAAGTTCAACGCGGCGAAGGGTGGAAAGAAGTGA
- a CDS encoding transcription elongation regulator-like protein — protein sequence MAEEVNYDELADLLASDAPVVSEAAEAVVGEQESDKPRKHKKDKKHKKHKRDKKRPRGEEGNARSSDDERVKSKYVLDAAESGDSDSEDELSDTDFVDDDEEVEDIDYGDRPQRYLFHEGDEKKTVEEMARYYEEADRYYRMHGDHEDELLTRSDLSSRRLASQFLPHEDDPKVFAVKCRPRMSRVLVTRIVNKCYAYRVGRNYERKKVDLGIISVFALDHVKEYIYVEASRKRFVENVLNGLDGVFRFNIAVVDPKELLQTMETRPSTQKVRVGDYVRLRQRFYRGDLAQVTALHPDGVHITCKVVPREDFVQKPFNKATKRLEPRFFTPRQAVGAREMENSYVWGDLHFDREGYLLKTVSTRMVVSGAQMEQPSTEELARFYNDQREKVERALKAAEAAAQVPNISIGDSVRVTTGQLRNTIGVVENVFTNTNTAVLTCTMPGRVQPIKVQVELSACTKHFSEGAHVVVERGEHAGESGTVVKSWGSIVLLFPDRATVGAELKVEANDCHQSKLGSVSVHSKGVWQVFDLVSITEPNCVGCIVRLNRNDVDVLTENNDVRTLSYAQVNAVGRDTRQTTDCLENTLSRGAEVHIQKHPWTPIGLEGQTGRIEHIFHRTIFVRCHASPLHANIVALKAECVLLIGGRKTTRRAAPTQEAATGTSAGQYAAAAVRLSAGQSGDSELWDESSMMDINASAVV from the coding sequence atggcggaggaggtgaacTATGACGAGCTGGCGGACTTGCTGGCGTCGGATGCACCCGTTGTGAGTGAGGCCGCCGAGGCCGTGGTGGGAGAGCAGGAGAGCGACAAGCCGAGGAAGCACAAGAAGGACAAGAAGCACAAGAAGCACAAGAGAGACAAGAAGCGGCCacgtggggaggagggcaatGCCAGGTCCTCCGATGACGAGCGCGTCAAGTCCAAGTACGTTCTAGACGCTGCGGAGAGCGGTGACTCCGATAGCGAAGACGAGCTTTCTGACACAGACTTCgtcgatgacgacgaggaggtcgAGGACATCGACTACGGTGATCGTCCTCAGCGCTACCTGTTCCACGAAGGCGATGAAAAGAAGACCGTTGAAGAAATGGCTCGTTACTACGAAGAGGCTGACAGATACTATCGCATGCACGGTGACCACGAAGACGAACTACTGACACGCAGTGACTTGTCCTCGCGTCGCCTCGCCTCGCAGTTTCTGCCACACGAGGACGACCCGAAGGTGTTTGCTGTCAAGTGTCGCCCTCGCATGTCACGCGTTCTAGTGACGCGCATTGTGAACAAGTGCTACGCCTACCGTGTTGGGCGTAACTATGAACGCAAGAAGGTGGATCTCGGCATTATCTCCGTCTTCGCTCTGGATCACGTGAAGGAGTACATCTACGTCGAGGCAAGTCGCAAGCGCTTCGTGGAGAACGTGCTCAACGGACTCGATGGCGTCTTTCGCTTCAACATCGCCGTGGTGGACCCGAAGGAGCTTCTGCAGACAATGGAGACGCGTCCGTCCACGCAGAAGGTTCGTGTTGGCGACtatgtgcgcctgcgccagcgctttTATCGTGGCGACCTTGCTCAGGTAACGGCGCTGCACCCGGACGGTGTCCACATTACGTGCAAAGTGGTTCCTCGCGAGGACTTTGTACAAAAGCCCTTCAACAAGGCGACGAAACGACTTGAGCCTCGCTTCTTCACGCCGCGGCAGGCTGTGGGGGCTCGAGAAATGGAAAACTCATACGTGTGGGGCGATCTGCACTTTGATCGGGAGGGCTATCTCCTCAAGACTGTTTCGACGCGCATGGTTGTATCGGGAGCGCAGATGGAGCAGCCCAGTACCGAGGAGCTCGCTCGGTTCTACAACGATCAGCGCGAAAAGGTGGAGCGGGCCCTcaaggcggcagaggcggctgcgcaggtgcCAAACATCAGCATTGGTGACTCCGTTCGTGTGACGACAGGACAGCTGCGCAACACTATCGGAGTGGTGGAAAACGTGTTCACCAACACGAACACCGCCGTGCTCACCTGCACAATGCCTGGCCGCGTGCAGCCCATCAAGGTGCAGGTAGAGCTTAGCGCGTGCACGAAGCACTTCTCCGAAGGTGCGCACGTCGTAGTGGAGCGTGGTGAACACGCTGGTGAGTCCGGCACCGTAGTCAAGTCCTGGGGCAGCATCGTGCTGTTGTTCCCGGACCGCGCCACCGTTGGGGCGGAGCTTAAGGTCGAGGCGAACGACTGCCACCAGAGCAAGCTGGGAAGTGTCTCGGTGCACTCGAAGGGCGTGTGGCAGGTGTTTGATCTCGTCTCCATCACCGAGCCCAATTGTGTTGGCTGCATCGTGCGCCTGAACCGCAACGATGTGGATGTGCTGACGGAGAACAACGACGTGCGCACGTTGTCGTACGCGCAGGTGAACGCCGTAGGGCGTGATACACGCCAGACGACAGACTGCCTCGAAAACACGCTTTCTCGAGGCGCGGAGGTGCACATCCAGAAGCACCCCTGGACGCCCATCGGCCTGGAGGGGCAGACAGGCCGCATCGAGCACATTTTCCACCGGACCATCTTTGTGCGCTGTCACGCATCGCCGCTCCACGCGAACATAGTGGCGCTGAAGGCAGAGTGCGTGCTCCTTATCGGCGGCCGCAAGACGActcgacgcgctgcgccgacgcaggaggcggcgacgggaACGAGTGCAGGTCAGtacgctgcggctgccgttcGGCTCTCCGCTGGGCAGAGCGGAGACTCGGAGCTGTGGGATGAGAGTTCGATGATGGACATCAATGCATCCGCGGTGGTTTAG
- a CDS encoding putative acyl-CoA oxidase — protein sequence MPARLSAHLAPRRHFARRTEPRLFEVNPTRESYVIETAFEEPTFRFICEGVDVDFKEDVREALAKVLPPSPSNFTQREEGTALQLPQILLALRSLCRQQLVSFAQVRSTPRLLASYYEALAAANPVLAVLAAEHYTFAGLVATHAKKSVRDVVLAGVDSAATIGCIAEQELIAEGTPLNTEARYDVHERCFVLRGTGKFGVVAAACAQWAVVSATLTLNKKEHNGTHLFLVQLREGDLLSASGQLRRGISVRPITGENTTMAGCGVAVLHFEDVRIPSDHLLDPYCITSESKVGYVAGQESQEPATEVLRTRRRIATGAIYIGVTKKLLTDVVTYTADKYVVGPDYRRNYPFLGLQHIQSPLVSMVAKSYVYLVAWQRLLPVFTNPSGSPSYEDHMRLAGTVHFLQENLLDLQTFADKTMGLHGSFASTGKDAAVTLVHLRQEDLDTSALIREVAFRSVTKNIGTTHWGWWLTSLLQPVFPALNRFLKNPLYSPRIADLGRHLIFFSHKHYSLKKRLRQSRELERRKGGSEHEWYDWVMFRHRTVVHCGEAFMEVYYLDVMMKETEKCSDPRGRKILRDIAWIYALTRQMDRLDFLLSSKMLSPGKAETLVSHIDNIVTVLAPQCVHLVEAMQVPEFARAPCRSATYMEAYWTIPGTNTHIERGDRLTLRDASNASSSKGRRGAENAKAAQEAIRESPEEFDLFHGLADEPSYARRKAP from the coding sequence ATGCCAGCGCGGTTGTCGGCCCATCTCGCTCCTCGCCGTCACTTTGCGCGACGCACGGAACCGCGCTTGTTTGAGGTGAACCCAACTCGCGAGAGCTACGTGATCGAGACTGCCTTCGAGGAACCGACCTTTCGCTTTATCTGCGAAGGCGTCGACGTCGACTTCAAGGAGGACGTACGCGAGGCGCTGGCAAAGGTGCTTCCACCTTCCCCTTCGAACTTCACCCAGCGGGAGGAAGGCACAGCACTGCAGCTACCCCAGATACTCCTGGCATTGCGGTCGCTGTGCCGGCAGCAACTTGTCTCGTTCGCGCAGGTCCGCTCCACACCGCGACTGCTGGCGTCCTACTACGAAGCCCTTGCCGCGGCCAACccggtgctggcggtgctggcggctgAGCACTACACCTTTGCCGGGCTAGTGGCGACGCACGCGAAGAAGAGTGTTCGGGACGTCGTACTTGCGGGTGTTGACAGCGCCGCGACTATTGGATGCATTGCTGAGCAGGAGCTTATCGCGGAGGGCACGCCGCTGAACACGGAGGCGCGCTACGACGTGCACGAGCGGTGCTTTGTGCTTCGTGGCACGGGCAAGTTTGgcgtggtggctgcggccTGCGCGCAGTGGGCCGTGGTGAGCgccaccctcaccctcaacAAGAAGGAGCACAACGGCACACACCTCTTTTTGGTCCAACTTCGAGAAGGTGACTTGCTCAGTGCGTCGGGGCAACTTCGTCGTGGTATATCGGTGCGCCCTATCACGGGCGAGAACACCACCATGGCTGGCTGTGGCGTGGCCGTGCTGCATTTCGAGGACGTACGAATCCCGAGCGATCACTTGCTCGACCCGTACTGCATCACGAGCGAGTCAAAGGTGGGGTACGTGGCTGGACAGGAAAGTCAGGAACCAGCAacagaggtgctgcgcacccgccgccgcatcgccaccggcgccatTTACATTGGCGTGACGAAGAAGCTCCTTACTGACGTGGTCACCTACACGGCCGACAAGTACGTAGTGGGGCCTGACTATCGCCGCAACTACCCCTTTCTGGGCCTCCAGCACATCCAATCACCGCTTGTGAGCATGGTGGCGAAGTCGTATGTGTACCTGGTTGCGTGGCAGCGACTCCTGCCAGTTTTCACGAACCCTTCCGGGTCGCCGTCGTACGAGGACCACATGCGCCTCGCCGGCACGGTTCACTTCCTACAGGAGAACCTGCTCGACTTACAGACGTTTGCCGACAAGACGATGGGTCTGCACGGCTCTTTCGCCAGCACAGGCAAAGATGCTGCTGTGACTCTTGTGCATCTCCGGCAAGAGGACCTGGATACCTCTGCCTTGATTCGCGAGGTCGCCTTCCGGTCGGTCACTAAGAACATTGGCACAACGCACTGGGGCTGGTGGCTGACAAGTCTTCTACAGCCGGTGTTTCCAGCCCTCAATCGCTTTTTGAAGAACCCACTGTACTCGCCTCGCATTGCTGATCTCGGACGTCATCTGATCTTCTTCAGTCACAAGCACTACAGTCTCAAGAAGCGTCTGCGGCAGTCACGCGAGCTAGAACGGCGAAAGGGCGGCAGTGAGCATGAGTGGTATGACTGGGTGATGTTTCGCCACCGCACCGTCGTGCACTGCGGTGAGGCGTTCATGGAGGTGTACTACCTTGATGTGATGATGAAGGAGACCGAGAAGTGCAGCGACCCGCGTGGACGCAAGATTCTGCGCGACATTGCCTGGATCTACGCCTTGACGCGGCAGATGGACCGGTTGGACTTTTTGCTGTCGTCGAAGATGCTGAGCCCAGGCAAGGCAGAGACCCTCGTAAGCCATATCGACAACATTGTGACAGTGCTCGCTCCGCAGTGTGTGCATCTCGTGGAAGCGATGCAGGTGCCAGAGTTCGCTCGTGCGCCGTGCCGCTCGGCGACGTATATGGAGGCGTACTGGACTATCCCAGGAACGAACACGCACATTGAGCGCGGGGATCGACTCACCCTGCGTGACGCCTCGAACGCCTCGTCTTCCAAGGGCCGCCGCGGGGCCGAAAATgccaaggcggcgcaggaggcgatACGTGAGTCGCCGGAGGAGTTTGACTTGTTCCACGGTCTTGCCGACGAGCCGTCGTACGCGCGCCGCAAGGCGCCGTAG
- a CDS encoding protein phosphatase-like protein, with amino-acid sequence MPLKGLSALKGNTQTILISPVRDKYSILMEDDKIRAGASSMQGWRSTMEDAHAVYLSLPNMPGNIRDEDCAIAAVFDGHCGSKFAQSCAANIRDWLTSTDAFKKGNFEKALKDAYCTGDVALHKAMPNELSGCTGNCVLIIQNHLYCANTGDSRAVLCRNGEAIALSEDHKPTNPAERERIMKAGGFVQAGRVNGILSLSRAFGDYAFKDMSLKPEQMAITVTPDVFHTELTPHDEFVIVACDGIWDMMTNEKAVEFVRNEVADHGDISLACERLMNACLASTPTSYGTDNMTIIILQFKSLFLKKVESKFSAE; translated from the coding sequence atGCCTCTAAAAGGGTTGAGCGCCCTTAAGGGCAACACACAAACTATCCTCATCTCTCCTGTGCGCGACAAATACTCTATTCTGATGGAGGATGATAAAATACGCGCCGGTGCGAGTAGCATGCAGGGGTGGCGAAGTACGATGGAGGACGCTCACGCTGTCTACCTCTCACTTCCCAACATGCCAGGAAACATTCGCGACGAGGACTGCGCGATCGCCGCGGTCTTCGATGGCCACTGTGGTAGCAAGTTTGCGCAGTCGTGCGCCGCAAACATCCGCGACTGGCTGACGTCAACCGATGCGTTCAAGAAGGGGAACTTCGAGAAGGCGCTGAAGGACGCCTACTGCACAGGCGACGTTGCTCTTCACAAAGCCATGCCAAACGAACTGAGCGGCTGCACGGGCAACTGTGTTTTGATAATCCAAAATCATTTGTACTGCGCCAACACCGGCGATTCACGGGCGGTGTTGTGCCGAAATGGCGAGGCCATAGCGCTCAGCGAGGACCACAAGCCCACCAACCCTGCCGAGCGAGAGCGCATCATGAAGGCAGGAGGGTTTGTGCAGGCTGGACGAGTTAACGGTATCCTGTCTCTCAGCCGGGCCTTCGGCGACTATGCGTTCAAAGACATGAGTCTCAAGCCAGAGCAGATGGCCATCACGGTGACCCCAGACGTGTTCCACACCGAGCTGACTCCGCACGATGAGTTTGTCATTGTCGCGTGCGATGGCATCTGGGACATGATGACAAATGAAAAGGCGGTCGAGTTTGTGCGCAACGAAGTTGCCGACCATGGCGACATATCTTTAGCTTGTGAGCGGCTCATGAACGCGTGTCTCGCGTCCACACCCACCTCCTACGGCACCGATAACATGACTATAATCATTCTCCAGTTCAAGAGCTTGTTCTTGAAGAAGGTGGAGAGTAAGTTCTCTGCGGAGTGA
- a CDS encoding putative vesicle-associated membrane protein (vamp): MPISSSLVAFERVIIAEESVSPSLAPALQKMLGLLPRHDAKVSYQLEQDVFHFFIENDIVYACTTSGHYENRIVFGFLLHIKDAFKASFAGRADRYPHHADLTPENCHGFSSTLASSRKTFNESPQEDKVCRIKEQLNATREVMLQNLDSIIERGDRIDTLCDRAELLRDEAQCFHSNARSLKHAVLMHKINIIIGVVIFLAILALIITFSVCGIDFKKC; encoded by the coding sequence ATGCCTATAAGTAGCTCCCTGGTGGCCTTTGAGCGGGTCATCATCGCGGAGGAGAGCGTCTCGCCGTCTTtagcgccggcgctgcaaaAGATGCTGGGCCTGCTTCCTCGCCACGACGCGAAGGTGAGCTATCAGCTCGAGCAGGACGTGTTTCACTTCTTCATCGAGAACGACATTGTTTAcgcctgcaccacctcggGTCACTACGAGAACCGCATCGTCTTTGGTTTTCTCCTCCACATCAAGGATGCATTCAAGGCATCCTTCGCCGGCAGAGCTGACCGCTATCCACACCACGCTGACCTGACTCCCGAAAACTGCCACGGCTTTTCTTCTACTCTAGCCTCCTCCCGCAAAACGTTTAACGAGAGCCCTCAAGAGGATAAGGTTTGCCGAATCAAGGAGCAGCTGAACGCAACGCGCGAGGTGATGCTCCAGAACCTGGATAGTATTATCGAACGTGGCGACCGCATCGACACTTTGTGCGACCGCGCCGAACTCctgcgcgacgaggcgcaATGCTTCCACTCTAACGCACGCTCTCTCAAGCATGCCGTTTTGATGCACAAAATTAATATCATCATCGGTGTCGTTATCTTTCTTGCCATTCTTGCCCTCATCATCACGTTTAGCGTCTGCGGCATTGACTTTAAGAAATGCTAG
- a CDS encoding sucrose hydrolase-like protein produces MSHEQRIEEANNAVLAIRKSVDKEFYPHYHIAPYARSMSAPCGMIYFKGLYHVFYQHQPFAEESGPMHWGHSTSENMIHWRHHPIALAPGEDWDRDGCFCGSSVAYDDRLYVFYTGHHWLTDIADDSQIYQVQCLAISENGFNFEKRGIVVKPPAGFSHFRDPYVWFQDGRWWMVCGGRDSKDQGQLLLYSTDDLEDWDDSTFMILSKSEDRNVYMWEHPCFFPLQRHQMLMFSPQGMQPEDYMFRNRYQTGLLMGLWRPNATFSVTSAFKKLDLGHDFYCAQTFLTRDGRRVFIGWLDMWDTNMPTKQHHWTGMLSLPRVLLVDEATGRIRTPPIKELESIRGNHQYLPRQTVRDNSQVRLLFDCTSYEVRVLFDMEKSTAEKYGLWLGRGLEIYVDEQSKRLVVNRHYPNYGISGYRSYALPAQALLLVHAYFDMSSVEVFVNEGEAVLSTRIYPARKDRTLSLFAANGTAHITRGDIWALNQSVMQ; encoded by the coding sequence ATGTCACACGAACAGCGGATTGAAGAGGCGAACAACGCCGTGCTGGCGATCCGCAAAAGTGTCGACAAGGAGTTTTACCCGCACTATCACATTGCCCCTTATGCCCGCTCCATGAGTGCGCCATGTGGCATGATCTACTTTAAGGGTCTCTATCACGTCTTTTATCAGCATCAACCATTTGCCGAAGAGTCGGGCCCGATGCACTGGGGTCATTCCACGAGCGAGAATATGATTCACTGGCGGCACCACCCCATCGCGCTCGCACCCGGAGAGGACTGGGACCGCGATGGCTGCTTCTGTGGCAGCTCGGTCGCGTACGATGATCGACTCTATGTATTTTACACTGGCCACCATTGGCTCACTGATATTGCTGATGATAGCCAAATATATCAGGTTCAGTGCCTGGCTATCAGCGAAAACGGGTTTAACTTTGAGAAGCGAGGCATCGTAGTAAAGCCGCCAGCCGGCTTCTCCCATTTCCGGGACCCGTACGTGTGGTTTCAGGATGGGCGGTGGTGGATGGTGTGCGGCGGTCGCGACTCCAAGGACCAGGGCCAACTTCTCCTGTACAGCACCGATGACCTGGAGGATTGGGATGACAGCACATTCATGATTCTATCCAAGTCGGAGGACCGTAATGTGTACATGTGGGAGCACCCTTGCTTTTTCCCTCTGCAGCGTCACCAGATGCTCATGTTCTCGCCGCAAGGTATGCAACCTGAAGATTACATGTTCCGCAACCGGTACCAAACAGGGCTTCTGATGGGTCTGTGGAGACCGAACGCGACCTTTAGCGTCACCTCCGCGTTCAAGAAGCTGGACCTCGGCCACGACTTTTACTGCGCTCAGACCTTCCTAACGCGCGACGGCCGGCGTGTGTTCATTGGCTGGCTGGACATGTGGGACACGAACATGCCCACAAAGCAGCACCATTGGACCGGCATgctctctctgcctcgcgTCCTCCTTGTCGACGAAGCTACTGGCAGAATTCGTACACCCCCCATCAAGGAGCTGGAGAGTATACGTGGCAACCACCAATACCTACCGCGGCAGACTGTGCGCGACAATTCGCAGGTTCGGTTACTATTCGACTGCACGTCTTACGAGGTACGCGTGCTGTTTGACATGGAAAAAAGCACGGCGGAAAAGTACGGCCTGTGGCTCGGTAGAGGCCTAGAGATCTACGTCGATGAGCAAAGCAAGCGTCTCGTGGTAAACCGCCACTACCCCAACTACGGCATTAGCGGATACCGCAGCtacgcgctgccggcgcaggcTCTTCTGCTAGTGCACGCGTACTTTGACATGTCTAGCGTAGAAGTCTTTGTGAACGAAGGCGAGGCCGTGCTGAGTACCCGCATTTATCCGGCGCGCAAGGATCGgacgctttctctctttgcaGCCAATGGTACCGCCCACATCACGCGAGGTGATATTTGGGCGCTGAACCAGTCAGTTATGCAGTAG